A single region of the Duganella sp. BuS-21 genome encodes:
- a CDS encoding bile acid:sodium symporter family protein codes for MQGDLLSSVLLPLSLALIMFSLGLGLTPADFARIVRQPRALLVGVLCHFVLLPLVCFAMIKVSGMAGVFAVGFMILAASPTGTTSNLLTYLARGDVALALSFTAVASVLTIFTLPLIVSFALDHFAGASQTVRAPVGMMMGQIFVMLGLPVALGMIVRRFWTAHALRIEPVATRIATVLFVVIVLGAVLKNWAALRDNFATLAPFAIALNLLMLAVGFGMARLARLSRQQSVTLGIETSVQNATLAMVIASTVLQQDQMAVPGALYGVLMYAGGLLFAWLMRRQAALQAELR; via the coding sequence GTGCAAGGAGATCTGCTTTCATCGGTGCTGCTGCCACTGTCGCTGGCGCTGATCATGTTCTCGCTGGGGCTGGGCCTGACGCCGGCCGACTTTGCGCGCATCGTGCGCCAGCCGCGCGCCCTGCTGGTGGGCGTGCTGTGCCACTTCGTCCTGCTGCCGCTGGTGTGCTTCGCGATGATCAAAGTGAGCGGCATGGCCGGTGTGTTCGCGGTCGGCTTCATGATTCTGGCGGCCAGTCCCACCGGCACCACCTCCAATCTGCTGACCTATCTGGCGCGCGGCGACGTGGCGCTGGCGTTGAGCTTTACCGCCGTGGCCAGCGTGCTCACCATTTTCACCCTGCCGTTGATCGTGTCGTTCGCGCTCGACCATTTCGCCGGCGCCAGCCAGACCGTGCGTGCGCCGGTGGGCATGATGATGGGGCAGATCTTCGTGATGCTGGGCCTGCCAGTGGCGCTGGGCATGATCGTGCGCCGGTTCTGGACCGCGCACGCCTTGCGCATCGAGCCGGTGGCGACCAGGATCGCCACGGTGCTGTTTGTGGTGATCGTGCTGGGCGCGGTGTTAAAGAATTGGGCGGCGCTGCGCGATAATTTCGCCACGCTGGCGCCGTTCGCCATTGCGCTGAACCTGCTGATGCTGGCGGTCGGCTTTGGCATGGCCCGGCTCGCGCGCCTGTCGCGCCAGCAGTCGGTCACGCTCGGCATCGAGACCTCGGTGCAGAACGCCACGCTGGCCATGGTCATCGCCAGCACCGTGCTGCAGCAGGACCAGATGGCCGTGCCGGGCGCCCTGTACGGCGTGCTGATGTATGCCGGCGGCTTGCTGTTCGCCTGGCTGATGCGGCGGCAGGCAGCGCTGCAAGCTGAGCTGCGCTAG